From the genome of Buchnera aphidicola (Muscaphis stroyani), one region includes:
- the folC gene encoding bifunctional tetrahydrofolate synthase/dihydrofolate synthase: MAKIFRKIKKKIVFDLSDLKLVAKRLDLLNLRSFVFTVGGTNGKGTTCAMLENLLLNAGYTVGLYTSPHLLNFLERVKINGCFVSEEEHVSSFISVESARRTVLLTYFEFITLSAFLIFQKKKLDVIILEVGLGGRLDATNIVDSNLSIITNIAIEHTDVLGKDRSSIACEKSGIFRKEKISVIGENNLPDSIYEMAEKKQAILKIINLDWFWKKTSNSWNFIHPYIKLFCLPLTQIPLCNASVALASFFYAGFRINETLLRNSIDKVLLPGRFQKISCSPQIIIDVAHNPSASLYLSKKINQLKIQGKLYAILGMLNDKDILGIINPLKRKVDFWYAAPLKHMRTANIKKLKKFLPIHKTIFLNSIHESWKTVQKIVNKKDIILVFGSFFTVSEFILAKSLEN; the protein is encoded by the coding sequence GTGGCTAAAATATTTAGAAAAATTAAAAAAAAAATTGTATTTGATCTTTCTGATTTAAAATTAGTTGCTAAAAGATTAGATTTATTAAATTTAAGATCTTTTGTGTTTACTGTAGGAGGTACTAATGGAAAAGGAACCACTTGTGCAATGCTAGAAAATTTACTTTTAAATGCAGGTTATACAGTAGGATTATATACCTCACCTCATCTTTTGAATTTTTTAGAACGCGTAAAGATTAATGGTTGTTTTGTAAGTGAAGAAGAGCATGTTTCTTCTTTTATATCTGTAGAATCAGCTCGACGTACAGTATTATTAACTTATTTTGAATTTATAACACTTTCAGCTTTTCTGATATTTCAAAAAAAAAAATTAGACGTAATCATATTAGAGGTTGGATTAGGTGGTAGATTGGATGCCACTAACATTGTAGATTCAAATCTTTCTATAATTACAAATATAGCAATAGAGCATACTGATGTTTTGGGAAAAGATCGTTCAAGTATTGCATGTGAAAAGTCTGGAATTTTTAGAAAAGAAAAAATTTCTGTAATAGGAGAAAACAATCTACCTGATTCTATTTATGAAATGGCAGAGAAGAAACAAGCAATATTAAAAATAATTAATTTAGATTGGTTTTGGAAAAAAACATCTAATTCTTGGAATTTTATTCATCCATACATTAAATTATTTTGTTTACCATTAACTCAAATACCATTATGCAATGCATCTGTAGCTTTAGCATCTTTCTTTTATGCTGGATTTAGAATTAATGAAACTCTTTTAAGGAACTCTATTGATAAAGTTTTATTACCTGGTAGATTTCAAAAAATTTCTTGTTCTCCTCAAATCATTATTGATGTTGCTCATAATCCAAGTGCTTCTCTGTATCTTTCTAAAAAAATAAATCAATTAAAAATACAAGGTAAATTATATGCAATATTAGGAATGTTAAATGATAAAGATATTTTGGGTATTATTAATCCGTTGAAAAGAAAAGTTGATTTTTGGTATGCTGCTCCTTTGAAACACATGCGTACTGCTAATATAAAAAAATTAAAAAAATTTTTACCCATTCATAAAACTATTTTTTTAAATAGTATTCACGAGTCTTGGAAAACTGTTCAGAAAATTGTTAATAAGAAAGATATAATTTTAGTTTTTGGCTCTTTCTTTACAGTTTCAGAATTTATTCTTGCTAAAAGTTTAGAAAATTAA
- a CDS encoding CvpA family protein produces the protein MKKFFNFLLKIFILKIKLSRFNLILGGGIGILRGLFLSYLFLIIFSYFNYKKYTFYIKNSIFFSTFLHLINYWIDCS, from the coding sequence ATTAAAAAATTTTTTAATTTTCTTTTAAAAATTTTTATTTTAAAAATTAAATTGTCTCGTTTTAATTTGATCTTAGGAGGAGGTATTGGAATTTTACGTGGCTTATTTTTATCATATCTTTTCTTAATTATATTTTCCTATTTTAATTATAAAAAATATACTTTTTATATAAAAAACTCTATTTTTTTTTCTACTTTTTTACATTTAATAAATTATTGGATAGATTGTTCTTAA
- a CDS encoding ribose-phosphate pyrophosphokinase, whose protein sequence is MTDMKLFAGNSIPKLAKFIANRLYISLGSAAVGRFSDGEVSVQINENVRGSDVFIIQSTCFPTNDNIMELVVMVDALRRASAGRITAVIPYFGYARQDRRVRSSRVPITAKVVADFLSSIGVDRVLTVDLHAEQIQGFFDVPVDNVFGSLILLEDMLQRELKNPIVVSPDIGGVVRARAIAKLLYDTDMAIIDKRRPRANVSQIMNIIGDVANRDCILVDDMIDTGGTLCKAAEALKERGAKRVFAYATHPIFSGKAPINLKNSVIDEVVVCDTIPLSEKIESLSNVRTLTLSGMLAEAIRRISNEESISAMFEH, encoded by the coding sequence ATGACAGATATGAAATTATTTGCTGGAAACTCTATTCCAAAATTAGCAAAGTTTATTGCTAATAGGTTGTATATTAGTTTAGGAAGTGCAGCTGTAGGTCGCTTTAGTGATGGTGAAGTTAGTGTTCAAATTAATGAAAATGTTCGAGGAAGTGATGTTTTTATTATTCAATCCACATGTTTTCCAACAAACGATAACATTATGGAACTTGTTGTTATGGTTGATGCATTAAGAAGAGCATCTGCTGGAAGAATTACTGCAGTGATACCGTACTTTGGATACGCGCGTCAAGATCGAAGAGTTAGATCTTCACGAGTGCCTATAACTGCTAAAGTAGTTGCTGATTTTTTGTCTAGTATTGGAGTAGATCGAGTGTTAACAGTAGATCTTCACGCAGAACAAATTCAAGGTTTTTTTGATGTTCCCGTTGACAACGTATTCGGAAGTTTAATTCTTTTAGAAGATATGCTTCAAAGAGAACTAAAAAATCCCATTGTTGTATCTCCAGATATAGGGGGAGTAGTTAGAGCAAGAGCTATTGCTAAACTTTTATACGATACTGACATGGCTATTATTGACAAAAGAAGACCTCGTGCTAATGTTTCTCAAATTATGAATATTATTGGTGATGTAGCTAATCGTGATTGCATTTTAGTTGATGATATGATAGATACAGGAGGTACCCTTTGCAAAGCCGCTGAAGCTCTTAAAGAAAGAGGAGCTAAAAGAGTATTTGCTTATGCCACTCATCCTATTTTTTCTGGAAAAGCACCAATAAATTTGAAAAATTCAGTTATTGATGAAGTAGTAGTATGTGATACTATTCCATTATCAGAAAAAATTGAATCTCTTTCAAATGTACGAACTCTTACTCTATCAGGAATGCTTGCAGAAGCAATTAGAAGAATAAGCAATGAAGAATCTATTTCCGCTATGTTTGAGCATTAA
- the ispE gene encoding 4-(cytidine 5'-diphospho)-2-C-methyl-D-erythritol kinase: MINTTWFSPAKINLFLYVTGIRSDGYHYIQTFLQLLDYGDTLKIIPNQTGFIQIFNEKKIFLNVDNIIFRAAALLKKQALILKKKHALNYGVKIFLKKRLPIGSGLGGGSSNAATTLIVLNKLWNVQLTLKELSSLGVKVGADIPFFIMGHTALAEGIGDVLYPIKSQKKWYLVVYPNIPILTRNIFSNPLLRIKKKTY; encoded by the coding sequence ATGATAAATACTACATGGTTTTCTCCTGCAAAAATTAATTTGTTTCTCTACGTAACAGGCATTCGTTCAGATGGATACCATTACATACAAACTTTTCTTCAATTACTTGATTATGGAGATACATTAAAAATTATACCTAATCAAACAGGTTTTATTCAGATTTTTAATGAAAAAAAAATATTTTTAAATGTTGATAATATCATTTTTAGAGCTGCTGCGTTATTAAAAAAACAAGCTCTTATTTTAAAAAAAAAACATGCTTTAAATTACGGAGTTAAAATTTTTTTGAAAAAAAGATTACCAATAGGTAGTGGATTAGGAGGAGGATCTTCTAATGCAGCAACAACACTTATCGTCTTAAACAAATTATGGAATGTACAATTGACATTGAAAGAATTATCTTCATTAGGAGTGAAAGTTGGAGCAGATATTCCCTTTTTTATTATGGGACATACAGCACTTGCTGAAGGAATAGGTGATGTATTGTATCCAATTAAAAGCCAAAAAAAATGGTATCTAGTTGTATATCCTAATATTCCAATCTTAACAAGAAATATTTTTTCAAATCCACTATTAAGAATAAAAAAAAAAACCTATTAA
- the prfA gene encoding peptide chain release factor 1 — MNNSMLNKLKSLHNRYKEIEVMLSDKNIISNYKKFKDLSKEHLKLSELMQYFSEWEKLEIDIKNIYSLLEDEEMYSIAKKELYLVKSKKRILEEKIKVLLLPKDLEDENSCLIEIRSATGGDESSIFAGDLFKMYTRYVEFCMWKLEILSISEGEKGGFKEIIVKITGKGACGRFKFESGGHRVQRVPETESQGRIHTSTCTVAVMPFRPQMEKEEINLSDLKIDTFRSSGAGGQHVNTTDSAIRITHIPSGNVVECQDERSQHKNKAKALSILSARVHSEKMKKNHKENSSMRRLLLGSGERSDRNRTYNFPQNRVTDHRINLTIYRLDEILQGKLDLLIQPITQEYQADLLASLSE, encoded by the coding sequence ATGAATAACTCTATGTTAAATAAATTAAAGTCTTTACATAATCGTTATAAAGAAATTGAAGTTATGCTTTCCGATAAGAATATAATATCAAATTATAAAAAGTTTAAAGATTTATCAAAAGAACACTTAAAACTTTCTGAACTCATGCAATATTTTTCGGAATGGGAAAAATTAGAAATTGATATTAAAAATATTTACTCTTTATTAGAAGATGAGGAGATGTACAGTATAGCTAAAAAGGAGTTATATTTAGTTAAATCAAAAAAAAGAATTTTAGAAGAAAAAATTAAAGTATTATTGTTACCAAAAGATCTTGAAGATGAAAACAGTTGTTTAATTGAAATTAGATCAGCTACAGGTGGTGATGAATCTTCAATTTTTGCTGGTGATTTATTTAAAATGTATACACGATATGTTGAATTTTGTATGTGGAAATTAGAAATATTGAGTATTAGTGAAGGAGAAAAAGGAGGATTTAAAGAAATAATAGTAAAAATTACAGGAAAAGGTGCATGTGGTCGATTTAAATTTGAATCAGGAGGTCATCGAGTGCAACGTGTTCCAGAAACAGAATCTCAAGGCAGAATTCACACTTCAACATGCACTGTTGCTGTTATGCCATTTAGACCTCAAATGGAAAAAGAAGAGATCAATTTATCTGATTTAAAAATTGATACTTTTCGGTCTTCAGGGGCCGGAGGTCAACATGTAAATACAACTGATTCTGCTATTCGCATCACTCATATTCCAAGTGGAAATGTAGTTGAGTGTCAAGACGAGCGATCTCAGCACAAAAACAAAGCGAAGGCTTTATCTATTTTGTCTGCTCGAGTTCATTCGGAAAAAATGAAAAAAAACCATAAAGAAAATTCTTCTATGAGGCGTCTTTTATTAGGAAGTGGAGAGAGGTCTGATAGAAATAGAACATACAATTTCCCTCAAAATCGTGTTACCGATCACAGAATTAATTTAACTATATACAGATTGGATGAAATACTTCAAGGCAAATTAGATTTGCTCATACAACCTATAACTCAGGAGTATCAAGCAGATTTACTAGCTTCTTTATCTGAATAA
- the prmC gene encoding peptide chain release factor N(5)-glutamine methyltransferase encodes MNIREWLNQTASKFYFIKNFQNESEILLSHVLKKNRIWIIVNDDFELDKRVIKYLDDLIFRRSLGEPIAYLTGKKEFWSLSLSVSCDTLIPRPDTEILVEQVLSKINKNCLNILDLGTGCGAIALALASVCSTLNIVGVDKSKKAIQIAKLNAFKLNLKHVSFFYSDWFSNIKKKFHIIISNPPYISFKEIKLLKKDIFFEPHKALFSSNNGLSDIEFIIKKSCNYLLKEGWLLIEHGWTQKLHVQHFFKKYNFIDIQSYKDYGGNDRVTAGKINNK; translated from the coding sequence ATGAATATTCGAGAATGGTTAAATCAAACTGCTTCAAAGTTTTATTTTATTAAAAATTTTCAAAATGAATCTGAAATTCTGTTAAGTCATGTTTTAAAAAAAAATCGAATTTGGATTATTGTTAATGATGATTTTGAATTAGATAAAAGAGTAATAAAATATTTAGATGACCTCATTTTTAGAAGATCACTTGGTGAGCCTATAGCTTATTTAACTGGAAAAAAAGAATTTTGGTCTTTGTCTTTAAGCGTTTCATGTGATACTCTTATTCCAAGGCCTGATACTGAAATTTTAGTGGAACAAGTATTATCTAAAATTAATAAAAATTGTTTAAATATTCTTGATTTAGGAACCGGTTGTGGAGCTATCGCTTTAGCTCTGGCCAGTGTTTGTTCTACCTTAAATATTGTTGGTGTTGATAAATCAAAAAAAGCTATTCAAATAGCTAAGTTAAACGCTTTTAAGTTGAATTTAAAACACGTTTCTTTTTTTTATAGCGATTGGTTTTCAAATATAAAAAAAAAGTTTCATATTATTATCAGTAATCCTCCATATATTAGTTTTAAAGAAATTAAATTACTAAAAAAAGATATTTTTTTTGAACCACATAAAGCGCTTTTTTCCAGTAATAATGGACTTTCAGATATTGAATTTATTATAAAAAAATCTTGTAATTATTTATTAAAAGAAGGTTGGTTGTTAATAGAGCATGGATGGACACAAAAATTACATGTACAGCATTTTTTTAAAAAATATAATTTTATTGATATTCAATCGTATAAAGATTATGGAGGTAATGATCGTGTTACTGCTGGAAAAATAAATAATAAATAA
- the sirB1 gene encoding invasion regulator SirB1, translated as MKSLSSINFSKLSLFDSIIATSRAIRKDFPTDVVLSKLHNKIQEAKSYVSLEIEPNEKLKKLLELFYKRWNFGGASGIYKLSDVLWIDNVLNTHQGTAVSLGILLLHIAQELKLPLNPVIFPTQLILRADWTNKKKWLINPFNGDILDKHTLEVWLKGNISPTSELYENDLYKAESITVIRKMLEILKSALMEEKKMELALNAINLLLQIDPNDPYEIRDRGLVYAQLECNHVALTDLIYFVEHCPEDPISEIIKVQIHAMEQKKMVLH; from the coding sequence ATGAAATCGCTTTCCAGTATTAATTTTTCTAAATTATCTCTTTTTGACTCAATTATTGCAACTTCTCGCGCTATTCGAAAAGATTTTCCAACAGATGTAGTTTTGTCTAAATTACATAATAAAATTCAAGAAGCTAAGTCTTATGTTTCTTTAGAAATTGAACCTAATGAAAAGTTAAAAAAATTATTAGAATTATTCTATAAACGTTGGAATTTTGGAGGAGCTAGTGGTATATATAAATTATCAGATGTGCTATGGATCGATAACGTACTAAATACTCATCAAGGTACTGCTGTTTCATTGGGAATTTTGCTGTTACATATTGCTCAAGAATTAAAATTACCGTTAAATCCGGTAATATTTCCTACGCAATTAATTTTGAGAGCTGATTGGACAAATAAGAAAAAATGGTTAATTAATCCTTTTAATGGAGATATTTTAGATAAACATACATTAGAAGTGTGGTTGAAAGGAAATATCAGTCCAACGTCAGAATTATATGAGAACGATTTATATAAAGCTGAATCAATAACTGTTATCCGAAAAATGTTAGAAATATTAAAATCAGCATTAATGGAAGAAAAAAAAATGGAATTAGCACTAAATGCTATTAATTTATTACTTCAAATAGACCCTAATGATCCTTATGAAATTAGAGATAGAGGTTTAGTATATGCTCAATTAGAATGTAATCATGTTGCTTTAACTGATCTGATTTATTTCGTTGAACACTGTCCTGAAGATCCAATTAGTGAAATAATTAAAGTTCAAATCCATGCTATGGAACAAAAAAAAATGGTGTTACATTAA